The sequence CCATCGACGACCGCGAACAGACGACGCCCCACATGAATGGCGTCTTCGTTGCGTCGCCGATCGAGCCCCACGTAAGAGCTCCCCGCAACGTCGATGCGCAGACTCACCGTTCCGTGTCAATCTCCGCGCGTACGTTGGTCACGTCGGGCCACGGTTCCCGCGCCGATTCATCGCGATGCAGGATGTGGAGGGTTTCGACCCGGTCACTGGCGACAACGCACTCGGTCACCTCGACCGGTTCACCATCATCACCAGAGGTACCCACCCGAATGATCTCCAGCACCGGAAGGCTCATCGGGATCTCCAGCAGGGCGGCCTCCCGCGTGCTGGGCATCCGTGCGCGGTGGATCTCGATCCAGGTGATCGGCCAGTGTCCGCCGGTCTCCAGCCGGTGTTGCCAGCTGCCCGGCCCGGCGGCAGGGGAGGCCAGCCCGGGCACGGTGGTAGCCCGAGGATGAATCCAGGAGGTACTGACCTGGAAGGGCGACTCCGCCTCGGGGCCAGTGACCCGAAACCGGCACATCACCCGGGTACCTGGCTCAACCTTGAGCAGCTCGGCGATGCGCGGATCGTTGAGGGGTTCAGGAGCCGTGACCGGCGGGATGTGCTGCCGCCACACCTCCGGGCGGGTAGCCGGTGGAAAGGAATAGCCGGTGGCAGCGGCGTTCCGCTTCACCAGGTCCCCCCGGAGTCGGCGTGGGCGGGCCGTTCCGTACCGCACGATGACCCCCGTTCCGGAACGCCCCAAACCTAGCCGTCCTCTACCCTTGTACACCCAGCAGTTGGCCGAGGTGACCGAACGCGGACTATCCGATGGCCTGACGGAACCGGTCGGCCAGGGTGGTAAGGCGGTCGACCGGTTCGTTGGCGAACACGATCCGCAGGTAGCGCGCGCCGCTGGGACCCCAGCCATCCATCGCCGTGACCGCTACCTTCGCCCGCTCGAACAGTAGTCCCGCCAGCGCGGCAGGCGTCAATCCCAGGGGCCGGGTATCCACGAGTAGCGACCAACCGCCATGCGGCCGAATGACCGGATAGTCCGAGAGTTGGTGCAGGACCGTGTCGCAGCGTCGCTGCCACTGTTGGGTGGCGGCGGTGACATCGGCGTCGGCGTCGGGTGCGTCGAGCGCTGCGGCAACCGCCCCCTGCGCCAGCCCAACCTGGCAGACCACATTGGTCAGGCCAACAAGCTTGATGTCGGTGAGGATGGCGGAGGGACCGACGACCCAACCGACCCGCCAGCCGATCAGCCGCAGCTCCTTCGATGCCGAACCGACGGTGATGGTGCGCCCGGCGAGGCCATCATGGGCTGCTGGGTGGCTCGGGCGGCGGCCGTCGAAGCGGATCCGCTCCATAGCCGCGTCGTAAACCAGCCAGACGTGGTGCCGTTCGCAGGCGTCGGACAACGCGGACCAGTGCGCGGCGTTGAGGACCAGACCGGAGGGCATGGCCGGGCCCATCATCAGAACCGCGGCGGTGTTGGGTCCAACAGCGCTGGCGAGGTGTTCCGGATCCACCGTCCAGCCCTCCGACGTGGGCTTGGCGGGCACGAAGCACGGCATCCCACCCGCAAGCCGAACCCGATTGGCCAGGCCAGCATAGATGGGGTCGACCAACACCACCTCCTGACCCGGTTCCACGGTGGCCAGCAGCGTGTTCAGGATGCCGTTCAGTCCACCGGCGACGCTGACGCACTCGGTGTCGGGGTCGTACTGCCGTCCGGCGATACGCGACACGTGAGCTGCGGCGGCCGCGCGAAGGGAGCGCCGCCCCTGGAAGGGGAGGTAGCTGTTGGCCGCGTCGTCGTCGATCGCGGCCCGGGTCGCGGCGACCGCCACGGCCGGCGGTTTCAGATCCGTGTCCAGATTCTCCAGCCGAAGAAAATCCGGGTCGGCGACCGCATCCGCGGCGTCGCCGACCACGTCGACGCCGATGCCCGGAATGTCGCGTAGGCGGCTGACGGTCATGTGACACTCCTCAACGTCTCACTACGTTCGCTCTACTGGAACGAACGTAACACTAAAGTGGTACACATGGATCTGGCGCGTACGGTCGGCTCGAATGTTCACCGGTTGCGAAACACCGCTGGCATGTCCCTGGCGGACCTGGCCACAGCCGGCGACATCAGCAAGACCACCCTGCACGGCATCGAGCAGGGGCATGGCAACCCGACCCTCAGCACCCTGTGGGCCCTGGCCACGGCACTGCGGGTGCCGCTCGGTGAACTACTGGAGACGCCCACCCCCCGCACCGACGTCGTACGCGCCGATGACCAACGACCACGCATCAGTGGGGACGCGGTCAGCGCCCGCCTGCTCCACCGCATCCGACTACACGGCACCGTGGAGGTCTACGACATCGACGTGGCCCAGACCACCCAGCACTCAACCGCCCACCTACCCGGCGTGCAGGAGTGCCTCATCCTCACCCATGGAAGCATCACCACCGGCCCCACCGACGCCGCCGTCACCCTGACCGCACACGACTCCATTCGGTTCGACGCCAACCACCGGCACCAGTACCAGGGACATGGCCAGCACAACCGAGCAGTTCTCATCATGCTGCACCCCGACACGTGAGGCGTTGACTCTTCCTACAGGTGAGCCCAACTATGTGCGCTCGGGTGCCGGAACGGCGTGTTCGGCGGCCCGGCTGACCTGCTCCCAGCCTGCCCAGGTGTCCAGGCGACGGCGGGAGATGTCGAAGGCCAGGTCGTAGACGGTGCCACCGAGTATCAGCCGTAGCGGCGGTTCGTCGCTGTCGACGAGCTTGAGCAGGGCTTCGGCGGCGAACCGGGGGTCACTGTCGACCGAGCCATCCGCCCACTGCGCCTGCACCTGGGCGCGGAGCGGATCGTAGGCCTCCATCGGTAGGGTGGTGGTCATACTCGTGTAGAGGTCGGTCCAGTATCCGCCTGGCTGCACGATGCTGACCTTGATGCCAAAGGCGGCAGCCTCCAATGCGAGAGCTTCGCTCATGCCTTCGAGCGCGAACTTGCTCGCGCTGTACATGCCCGTACTGGGAAAGCCGCCGAGGGCGGCAATGCTGGAGATCTGCACGATGTGGCCCATCCGCTGGGCGCGCAGGTACGGCAGGACAGCCTGGCAGACCCAGAGCGCGCCGTAGAGGTTCACGTCGAACTGGGCTCTCGCCTGCTCCTCGGTGAATTCCTCGATCATGCCCAGGGAAAGGGTGCCGGCGTTGTTGACGACGATGTCGAGCCGCCCAAAGTGTTCGACCGCGGTGGCGACAGCGGCGAAGACCGCCGTGCGGTCGGTCAGGTCCAACGGCAGGGGGAGTAGCCGGTCACCGTGGCGCTCGTCGAAGTCCTCGGAGGCGATGGTCCGAGCGGCCGCGACCACCCGATCTCCGCGTTCGAGCGCGGTCACGGTGAAGGCGCGACCCAGACCACGACTGGCGCCGGTAATGAACCAGGTGCGGGCAGTGGTCTCGGATAGGTCGCGCATGCGGTTCTCCTGTCGTCCACGATACCAAGACGAGACGTACCGTCTCGCAGGTCGACGGTACGCGACCCCCTCCTCTACCGCAAGACGATACGACCCGTCTCGCTACCGTATGATGTGCGGCATGGCACCGGACCCCAACCGTCGGAGGGAAAGCTCCCGACGGGCCATCCTCACGGCGGCGTTCGACCTGCTACAGGAGGTCGGCTACGCCAAACTCACCATCGAGGGCATCGCCGCGCGCGCCGGAGTCGGCAAGCAGACCATCTACCGCTGGTGGCCGTCCAAAGGCATCGTCATCTTCGACGCCTTCCTCATGCTCAACGAGGCCCCCGAGGGCGGGCCTCCACTGCTTCCCGACACCGGCGACCTGCACGCCGACCTGACCGCAGTGCTACGCGCCACCGTCGTGGAGCTCAACGACCCGCGCTACGACCAGCCGCTGCGCGCGTTGTCCACCGAGATCACGCACGACCCCGAACTGGCAGCCGCCTACGTCGAACGTCTGGACAAGCCCATGAGGCAAGCCAAGCGGCAACGGCTGCGCAGCGCCCAACAGGCAGGCCAACTCGCGGAGGACCTCGACCTCGACATGGCGGTGGACATCATCTGGGCGCCAGTGCTCAACCGCTGGCTACAGCGCAGCGGACCCCTCACCACCGAGTACGCCGACAGCATCGTCGCCATCGCCCTCGACGGCCTGCGCCCCCGCCGCCCGGGCGACTGAGTCGAACGGTCAACCAAGGCGTTCACCTCGGAGCATGACGAGCAGCCGCCAGCTTCACGATCGGCCGGCCCGCCCATCATCGAGATCACTGAGCTGATGGCGGGCGACCGGCTCGACCCCGGGCCTGCCACCATCCGTCACCTGCGTCATTCATTCGTAATATTTCTATCTCTCTATGCATGTAGCGTCCGAAGCGGGGGCGATTCACAAGGGAGACAGCCATGCGTAGGTACGCGACGGAGTTCGTCGGAACATACTTCCTGGTACTGACCATCGGCCTGGCCGTCACCACGATGAACGCCCTGGCGCCACTGGCAATCGGCGGGATTCTCATGGTCATGGTCTATGCAGGAGGGCACATTTCCGGCGCCCACTTCAATCCCGCCGTAACGCTGGCCGTCCTCATCCGTGGCCGAATAGGGCGAGCCGACGCCGGAGGATACGTCGTTGCCCAAGTCATCGGCGCCCTGGCAGGCGCTCTGACCAGCCGTCTCGTCCTCCACGACACCAAGCCGGTCGAACTGTCCCTGTCGGGACGAGAAATCTGGATGGCACTGGCGGTGGAAGCCCTGTTCACCTTTGCCCTCGCCTACGTGGTGCTCAACGTCGCCACCAGCCGCAGCCACCCGGACAACTCCTTCTACGGCCTGGCAATTGGGGGCACCGTGATGGTAGGAGCGGTCACCGTCGGCGGAATCTCCGGCGCCGCATTCAACCCGGCAGTGGCCATCGGCGGCGCCACCATCGGCCTCCTCGCCTGGTCAGCCATCTGGATCCACCTCCTCGCCCAAGCCGTCGGGGCAACGCTCGCGGCGACGGCCTTCCTGGCCCTCAGCGAGGAAGGCCGCGAACACATCCGACACCGGTAGGCCGACCCGCGGATTCCGATACCACCGGCCGTAGCGCTGTGGATCAACCCGACAACAACCCCGCCAGCACGCGATGAGTGCGATTCGCGCGCACCGCCGCCCGCTGTTGACCCGCCGTCACCTCGATGTACGCCTGGGATGACGCCAGCGACACATGCCCCAGTAGCCGCATGATTTCCGCCGCGCTCGCACCGTCCTCAGCCAGCCGCGTCGCGAACGTGTGCCGCAATGCGTGTAGCCGCGCCCCCTGGGGCACCCGGTCACCGATCCCCGCCCGCCGAAAGCACGAATCCACCAAGTACTGCAACCCACCCCGGCGCAGTGGCCCACCCCGCCGATCCATCAGCAACGGTGCGTCCGGACGCACCGTTGCGGATCCAAATCGGCGACGACAACTTTCCAGATAGTCCGCCAACACCTGGTCCAACTCCGGCTCCACCGGCACCACCCGCGGCCGCCCGCCCTTT comes from Salinispora tropica CNB-440 and encodes:
- a CDS encoding pyridoxal phosphate-dependent aminotransferase, with amino-acid sequence MTVSRLRDIPGIGVDVVGDAADAVADPDFLRLENLDTDLKPPAVAVAATRAAIDDDAANSYLPFQGRRSLRAAAAAHVSRIAGRQYDPDTECVSVAGGLNGILNTLLATVEPGQEVVLVDPIYAGLANRVRLAGGMPCFVPAKPTSEGWTVDPEHLASAVGPNTAAVLMMGPAMPSGLVLNAAHWSALSDACERHHVWLVYDAAMERIRFDGRRPSHPAAHDGLAGRTITVGSASKELRLIGWRVGWVVGPSAILTDIKLVGLTNVVCQVGLAQGAVAAALDAPDADADVTAATQQWQRRCDTVLHQLSDYPVIRPHGGWSLLVDTRPLGLTPAALAGLLFERAKVAVTAMDGWGPSGARYLRIVFANEPVDRLTTLADRFRQAIG
- a CDS encoding XRE family transcriptional regulator; this encodes MDLARTVGSNVHRLRNTAGMSLADLATAGDISKTTLHGIEQGHGNPTLSTLWALATALRVPLGELLETPTPRTDVVRADDQRPRISGDAVSARLLHRIRLHGTVEVYDIDVAQTTQHSTAHLPGVQECLILTHGSITTGPTDAAVTLTAHDSIRFDANHRHQYQGHGQHNRAVLIMLHPDT
- a CDS encoding UTRA domain-containing protein — translated: MKRNAAATGYSFPPATRPEVWRQHIPPVTAPEPLNDPRIAELLKVEPGTRVMCRFRVTGPEAESPFQVSTSWIHPRATTVPGLASPAAGPGSWQHRLETGGHWPITWIEIHRARMPSTREAALLEIPMSLPVLEIIRVGTSGDDGEPVEVTECVVASDRVETLHILHRDESAREPWPDVTNVRAEIDTER
- a CDS encoding MIP/aquaporin family protein, with the translated sequence MRRYATEFVGTYFLVLTIGLAVTTMNALAPLAIGGILMVMVYAGGHISGAHFNPAVTLAVLIRGRIGRADAGGYVVAQVIGALAGALTSRLVLHDTKPVELSLSGREIWMALAVEALFTFALAYVVLNVATSRSHPDNSFYGLAIGGTVMVGAVTVGGISGAAFNPAVAIGGATIGLLAWSAIWIHLLAQAVGATLAATAFLALSEEGREHIRHR
- a CDS encoding SDR family oxidoreductase is translated as MRDLSETTARTWFITGASRGLGRAFTVTALERGDRVVAAARTIASEDFDERHGDRLLPLPLDLTDRTAVFAAVATAVEHFGRLDIVVNNAGTLSLGMIEEFTEEQARAQFDVNLYGALWVCQAVLPYLRAQRMGHIVQISSIAALGGFPSTGMYSASKFALEGMSEALALEAAAFGIKVSIVQPGGYWTDLYTSMTTTLPMEAYDPLRAQVQAQWADGSVDSDPRFAAEALLKLVDSDEPPLRLILGGTVYDLAFDISRRRLDTWAGWEQVSRAAEHAVPAPERT
- a CDS encoding TetR/AcrR family transcriptional regulator; this translates as MAPDPNRRRESSRRAILTAAFDLLQEVGYAKLTIEGIAARAGVGKQTIYRWWPSKGIVIFDAFLMLNEAPEGGPPLLPDTGDLHADLTAVLRATVVELNDPRYDQPLRALSTEITHDPELAAAYVERLDKPMRQAKRQRLRSAQQAGQLAEDLDLDMAVDIIWAPVLNRWLQRSGPLTTEYADSIVAIALDGLRPRRPGD